TACACacgtccccacatcccctccctcttgagcctccctcccatcctcactatcccaaccctctaagtcatcgcaaagcactgagctgatctccctgtgctatgctgctgcttcccaccagccaactatttaaCATTCTGTAGTGTATGTacgtcgatgctactctcacttaaccccagctttgccctcccaccccatgtcatcaagttcattctctatgtctacctctttattcctgccctgcaactaagttcatcagtaccattttttttttagcatacagtatttgtttttctcattctgatttacttcactctgtatgacagactctaggtccatccacctcactacaaataactcaatttcatttctttttatggctgagtaatattctattgtatatatgtgccacatctatggaaaacagtatggaggttctttaaaaaactaataatagaactaccatatgacccagcaatcccactactgggcatataccctgagaaaaccataattcaataagagacgtgcaccacagtgttcattgcagcactatttacaatagccaggacatggaaccaacctaaatgtccattgacatatCATGGGCagtttttaattactaattcaatctcttgttataggtctattcagattttctatttcttcttaattcaGTTTCTGTAGTTTTTGAGTCTTTCTAGGTATCTGCTCTTTTAATCTAACGTATCTAATTTGTTAGAATACAACTGTTCATattattcccttattatccttttttttttttttgtaaggttGGTGGTAacgtcccctctttcatttctgattttagtactttgagccttctttctttttttttattgatcgGGCTAGCTTAAGGTTTGACAACTTTGTTGGTCTTTTTAAAGgatcaacttttggtttcatttattttttctttcttcctgctttccttccttccttcctttctttttttcttttttctgtatctattaacTCCTGCTCTaatccttattatttccttttttgtgcttgttttggattcagtttgctcttctctttctagtttcctaaggtggaagtcTAGGTTATTGGTTTGAGGGTACTTTCTTTTTAGATTGAGACTAGAGTTGGTGATTATATTCGTTAAAATGTttccaggggcttctctggtggtgcagtggttgagagtccgcctgccgatgcaggggacacgggttcgtgccccggtccgggaagatcccacatgccgcgaagcggctgggctcgtgagccatggccgctgggcctgcgcatccagagcctgtgctccgcagcgggagaggccccaacagtgagaggcccgcgtactgcaaaaaaaaaacaaaaaaatatttccagatgaCCATCCAAGCAGAAATATTATTATGAGGGAGAATTAGCTTTTTGGAATTTTCGTAGGAGAAAACACTGCTTACTTGTTTAGATATATATTCAAAACTGAACATGACTCAGCAACATtatgttatcatttaaaaataaaaacagggacttccctgatggcacagtggataagactccgtgctcccaatacaaggggcctgggttcgatccctggtcgggaaactagatcccacattaatgctacaactaagagttcgcatgccacaactaaggagctggtgagctgcaactaaggagcccacctgccacaaccaagacctggtgcaaccaaataaataaatatacatataaatgtgtgtatatatatatataaaataagaacagaagCGAGTGCACAAATAAAACCCATACGAAATCCCCATTCTCAACACCAGTCAAAGTTGGGAGTGTTTTGTTCACTCTCAGAGTTCAGATAAATCAtattgcaatttaaaacttaaataaattagTTTTGAGCAGTACTGTTATAACCTCCTGCTCAAAACTCAACACAATCATTCCTATAGCTAATTACCATATAAGGTAACTAAGAACTAGGGATAGCCCATTCCCCTAGGTTAAAAGAAGTAGAAGAGTGCAGTTGTTACACAAAGTCAGCTGGATGTGGAGTCTTATTCAGATCCattctctgcattcttttttaatgccACAATCTACAACACTCAATCATGCTGTAGgtatctcttatttttcttcattccttaaTTTCCTCTATATCCTTTAAACTGTTATTTATTTGACCAAAGTCTCTTGTTCATTATGCAAACATGTCTTTGCTTTGAACGTAACTGATTTGATGAATACTTCAGTTCCTCATCAAACATAGTTTTGCTATGCATAACATTTCCTTTGGCCAACTCCAGCAATTTCCCATATTTACTAGGTCACTCGTCTGGCATTTGGACATGCAATCAAGTTAACTCCCGTTTTCTTTTGTAATCTAACCCCTTCTATTTAGATAGAATGTAACAGTCAATAACTTTTATAATATCCTTAATTGGaaactttacaaaaataaaattgcctCTAAAACATTGCTACCTTTCCCCAATTTTCAGTCATTCCACAGTTAGTGATTTAAAGGAAAGAGCATTGGAAAGTCTAAGAAAAGAGCAACTACAGTGATTAGATGATTTTCATAAGCTTATGCAACATTAAAGACATTGTGATTATTTAGACAGAAGAAAGTCAAGTGAAAACAATAGTTAATGTAGCCTCATGAAACTTTGGTGTTTAGAGGCTGATCACCAGCTGCTTTTTCCTTCTCTAGGAGGATGAGAGAAAGTGGGCTTTGGGTGCAACATAAAGACCTTGGGTTAGACAGTTTCTTTACAGTGAGAACAGTGGATTTCCTTGCCCAGGAAATTGTAAAATACTCTCTAACGATCTTTAAAGAGATATTGGACACTTAATCATCTGGATTTGTTTAGGTGTGGtcttggttaaagaaaaaaagaaggatcaAATAGCTTCAtgctttttctatttaatataccCAGTAGATTCTTGATTAGGAGACGGAAAATGAACAAGATATACTCCAGTATCCTAACAACAGTCATCCTTAGGGAATCATTTTGAAAACATCTGATTTGGTCTTAAATCTTTAGTACTTAACCAAATTGACGACATAGTGAAAAATTCTGGTGCCTGGTTTTATAGGGTGGAAGAAGGAAATGGAGTCAAGTGGTCAACACTGCATGTTAAGATCAGCAATGAGATTCTCCTTGCTGTAGTTCTGTTTTGACTGTTCTGGACAATATCAAATTAGTTTCAGTGGCTTGATTCTAGGCCAAGATTCTGGCAAGAGATTGTAgtctaattttgttttgttcaatctcactggatttctctctcttgtctttttctttcccttaggCTGAGGGTAAAAAGCTCGGATTAGTAGGCTGGGTCCAGAACACTGACCAGGGCACAGTGCAAGGACAATTgcaaggtcccacctccaaagtACGTCATATGCAGAAATGGCTTGAGACAAGAGGAAGTCCCAAATCGCACATTGATAGAGCAAGCTTCAACAATGAGAAAGTCATCTTAAAGTTGGATTACTCAGATTTCCAAATTGTGAAATAACGGTCTGAATTTAAATTTTCCAAGATActcagtggttttgtttttttatttttaatagggaTAGAATTATTCTGTGTTCAATATTAGAATTTGTAAGTAAGTTATTTTAGTATCAGATATTTGATAGTTACTGTATATTATGTGTATGATGGAAGGATTACAACTGTACACAATTCTAATCAATAAAAACACAGAACCTTCTGTGTAggatacttattttctttttggtaaactTCATTTTGGGCAAAATGAGAGGTATTTACTTAATAAACATCTTTGGGAAGAGAATTTTGAGGTAATTTAAAGAAGTCTGAAAGAAAGAGCAGTtacttttaatcatttctttttaatagtttccATGAACTTTTCTTCAGGAAATTGTACCTAATAAGAACAAATACCACAAGTTCAGTTTGTTAGCTGTTCAAATGATATTTTGGAccaattgtttttcattttctggagTTTCTGCTGTCATCCCTGTCCTCTGCATAAGGAATTCACATAAATTGATATTATGGGCTAAattatcccccccccccaaattcatatgttgagtcCTAACTCTGCATACCTCAGTATGGCACTACACTTGGAGACCGGGCTTTTatagaggtaattaaggttaaatgaggtcattagggtgggccctaatccaatatgccccagtgttcttataagaagaggaaatttggacacagccctgtgtgcacagaggaaagaacatgtgaagacagagggagaagacagcaATTTTAccagccaaggaaagaggccctAGAAGAAATCATCATTTCAACACtttgatctcagatttctagcctccagaactgtgacaaaataaatttctgttgtttaagccacccagtttggtACTTTGAtatggcagccttagcaaactaatacaagcaATAAGCATTTTGCTTCATCAGACTTAGATATCTCCTGATTTGGTTtagtcagccattaaaaaaagtatatcaGGGCTACCCTGGtagcgcagtgattgggagtccacctgccgatgcaggggacacgggttcgtgccccggtccaggaggatcccatgtgccgcggggcggctgggcccgtgagccatggctgctgagcctgtgcgtccagagcctgtgctccgcaacgggagaggccacagcagtgagaggcccgcgtacagcaaaaaaaaaaaaaagtatatatcaaATGCTAATTGAGTTTGACAAGTTTATCATAaattgcagttttttaaaatacaaagtttcaatgaaaacaggacaaagCAAAAACTGTAGGTTGGTTAACGAGTCCCATAACACCTATTCTCACAATGCCCTTAGAGTTCCACTCTCATTCCATTAGAAAAGAAAGCTGTGGTGGTATTGCGAAGATACCAAAAAAGTCAATGAAGGGAGTCTTgttgtcttcatctgtaaattaagAATAGAGCTATATAGTTTCTTGGTCTTTTCCAGCTCTGAAATAATACTATAGATCTCTAGATGGAAGGCTTTGGATTTATTAATTAACTGAGTACCTAACataagccaggcactgttcttgcCATGGGGATACAGCagcaaacaaaaatagacaaaatccaTACCTTCATatagcttacattctagtgagagaAGATAGAcgataagcaaataaaatatatattgaattaaatGGTCGTACGTGCAAAGGAGAGatgagagaaggggaaagaagaaaaaacaagtaaaaattgCTAGAAACAGCTTTTCACGCCATGCTAAAACGGGAAAAGGATTGAGAATTCGGGGTACTAGGGAGAAGAGATCTTGGGACACATGAGTACCGAAGCCGGGAACACCTGGTGCGCATGCGCATTGGGGTGTCAGGGACTAGAGGGTGTTCTCGGCGGGGCAGCTGAGAAGCGCATGCTCGCGGGATCGCGCGTGCGTGAGCCTCGCGTGCACGAGCCTTGCGAGCCAACGTGCGCGCGTCCGGCGTCCGAGGCGGTTGGTGTCAGGGAGTTGTTGAGGCGCGATACGAGGTGACTTGGGGAAAAGCACGCGACGAAAGGATGATTCTGGGAGCTCTTCTACCACTGGAAGGGCCCTGGCGACCGCTGCGGGCCAACTTTACGGGCCAGCTGCGCAGGGGCTCCGGGAGGCcccctggcctgccttcagcgGGGCGCCCGAGCCTGGGCAGGCTGGGGTTTCTGGTTGCCGGCTGGGGTTTCTGGTtgccagctgggggaggggatgggggtggagctTGGGTCTGGCGGGGTAGGCGGCCTCCGCCCTGCTCCCCGAAGCTTTCTTATTAGCTCGGAACCCGGATGGAGTCGTCCCGTTTGTCCCAGGAGCCCTGAAAGGACTGGGATATAATCAGGAAATCGTTGAGTTGGGTAGCAGTCGGAATACGTATTAAACGTTTACCTCTCATTTTTTGCCAGCTGCAAAGTTCATGATGTTAGAAATCGTCAGATCTGCAATTATCGCTCTGATTTTACCGGGTTTGAAAAACTAGCCCTACCACTTGCGAGAGGTCCCCCCCCATGCTGCTCTCAGCTGTGAAGGGAGGGGACCTTTAATTGCactataatcttattttttttacctgTCAGAAAACTTAAAATCAAGTTTAAACAGCCCCTTGCCATCATGATTATTGCCAAGGTAGTTTGAAGCCATCtgtaaagaccaaaatacaaaataatagtaAGGGCCTTCTGAAAACTTATCAAAGTAATACATgaacaagatttaaaaatcaaatacagaaCGGCTTATAATGACAAGGAATTTTCCTGTCCTATCCTTTCCCATTCTTAGTCTGTTTCCCCTGAGATAACTACATttagccaataataataataattattattaatcttAATCTCTTCTTGacataattt
Above is a genomic segment from Tursiops truncatus isolate mTurTru1 chromosome 2, mTurTru1.mat.Y, whole genome shotgun sequence containing:
- the ACYP1 gene encoding acylphosphatase-1 isoform X2, with the translated sequence MAEGDTLISVDYEVFGKVQGVFFRKYTQAEGKKLGLVGWVQNTDQGTVQGQLQGPTSKVRHMQKWLETRGSPKSHIDRASFNNEKVILKLDYSDFQIVK